A single Lycium ferocissimum isolate CSIRO_LF1 unplaced genomic scaffold, AGI_CSIRO_Lferr_CH_V1 ctg1689, whole genome shotgun sequence DNA region contains:
- the LOC132042663 gene encoding probable BOI-related E3 ubiquitin-protein ligase 2 has protein sequence MAIQAQLYTDNLGFSLGGSQDLMENGCGFNQFGFTTHQQQQQPIQQNFQQQILPQKINQNLMNINVPKQYSNVTESMPFSQFLAIQIEKQRIETDQFITLQNERLRLVLNEQRKQQLALIWRKYEAKVQFLLKQKDEEIAKAANRTKELEDFLKKMEIENQAWQRIANENESIVVSLNNTIEQLRESGYCLSTNGEDAESCCDEQEQEQNGKMICKSCNSRFSCMVFLPCRHLSSCKACDSLLHQCPVCGIPKKASIEALF, from the exons ATGGCTATTCAAGCCCAGTTATATACGGATAATCTTGGGTTTTCATTGGGTGGTTCACAAGATTTAATGGAAAACGGTTGTGGATTTAATCAGTTCGGTTTCActactcatcaacaacaacaacaacccattCAACAGAATTTCCAGCAGCAAATTTTGCCCCAAAAAATCAATCAGAATTTGATGAACATTAATGTGCCAAAACAGTATAGCAACGTTACTGAATCAATGCCTTTTTCCCAGTTTCTAGCCATCCAGATTGAAAAACAGAGGATTGAAACCGATCAGTTCATCACTTTACAG AATGAAAGATTGAGATTGGTTTTAAACGAGCAAAGGAAACAGCAACTAGCATTGATCTGGAGAAAATACGAAGCAAAAGTGCAATTTCTGTTAAAACAAAAGGATGAAGAAATAGCTAAAGCAGCAAACAGGACAAAAGAGCTTGAAGATTTCTTAAAGAAAATGGAAATAGAGAATCAAGCATGGCAGAGAATCGCCAATGAAAATGAATCCATTGTTGTGTCATTAAACAACACAATCGAACAGTTAAGAGAAAGTGGTTATTGTTTATCAACCAATGGTGAAGATGCAGAATCTTGTTGTGAtgaacaagaacaagaacaaaatggaaaaatgatatgcaaaagcTGCAATTCTCGATTTTCGTGCATGGTTTTCTTGCCATGTAGACATCTTTCTTCATGCAAAGCTTGTGATTCTCTTCTCCATCAATGCCCTGTTTGTGGAATACCAAAAAAAGCTAGCATTGAAGCCTTGTTTTga